Proteins from a genomic interval of Kitasatospora herbaricolor:
- a CDS encoding right-handed parallel beta-helix repeat-containing protein, giving the protein MTGAGAAVTTLYVNNAAGANCSDAGTGTKAVPYCHVTAAAAVVLPGQTVDIASGTYNDSTLTVTRSGTEQAPITFRGPAYDVYNPGGGVTLSSTAPGRGIVVKGAQHVRFQDLVPQSTEAGLQRDAVVLDDAHDVSFTRVNPWNGGLRVTNGSSGVGFTQGRFAYSAGPVVRVDGGSTGTVLSTNVIRANSAEDTTGILVGDAPNTVIVSNTVESTCFPGITLKGASAGAVVENNVVDTAKYDSQACAAGAPDTGISLDAAAVAGSKVDYNVVSPASGGPAYGWGGATYTTQQAFTAATGQGAHDFVAVPNDLFRTKTSPIVDSADENAPGMVNGDAWGWPAADDPLVPNTGTGSGFRDRGAQEYMDFGSIFTPAGPTRLLDTRAAIGVPTAAPVAANGTVDLQVAGVGGIPATGVTAVTLNVTVTAPQQPGHLTVYPHGDEAPTASNLNWTAGTTIPNLVTVPVKDGKVSFANVSFGTTHVIADLAGYYSAKGSVFTAKGPSRLLDTRAPIGVPQAAPVAANGSVDLQVAGVAGVPATGVTAVTLNVTVTDPKQDGHLTVYPHGDQQPDASNLNWTAGTTIPNLVTVPVKDGKVSFANVSFGTTHVIADLAGYYSAEGKDTYHPIGPVRSMDTREYWRGESSERLAGPVPARGTLDLDYGDIPSVTAVTLNVTVTEPGGPGHLTVYPHGSTAPNSSNLNWTTGQTIANQVVVPVKDGKVSFYNASDAPVHVIVDVFGYQAP; this is encoded by the coding sequence GTGACCGGAGCGGGCGCCGCCGTCACCACCCTGTACGTCAACAACGCCGCCGGGGCGAACTGCTCCGACGCCGGCACCGGCACCAAGGCCGTCCCGTACTGCCACGTCACGGCGGCGGCCGCCGTGGTGCTGCCGGGCCAGACGGTGGACATCGCCTCCGGCACGTACAACGACAGCACCCTGACCGTCACCCGCTCGGGCACCGAGCAGGCGCCGATCACCTTCCGCGGCCCTGCCTACGACGTGTACAACCCGGGTGGCGGCGTCACCCTGTCCAGCACGGCACCCGGCCGGGGCATCGTCGTGAAGGGCGCGCAGCACGTCCGGTTCCAGGACCTCGTCCCGCAGTCCACCGAGGCGGGCCTGCAGCGGGACGCCGTCGTGCTGGACGACGCGCACGACGTGTCCTTCACCCGGGTCAATCCCTGGAACGGCGGCCTGCGGGTCACCAACGGCTCCAGCGGCGTCGGCTTCACCCAGGGCCGGTTCGCCTACTCCGCGGGCCCGGTGGTCCGGGTGGACGGCGGGTCGACCGGCACCGTGCTGTCGACCAACGTGATCCGGGCGAACAGCGCCGAGGACACGACCGGCATCCTGGTCGGCGACGCCCCGAACACCGTGATCGTCAGCAACACCGTGGAGAGCACCTGCTTCCCCGGGATCACGCTGAAGGGCGCCTCCGCGGGGGCGGTGGTCGAGAACAACGTCGTCGACACCGCCAAGTACGACTCCCAGGCCTGCGCCGCGGGCGCCCCCGACACCGGGATCTCGCTGGACGCCGCGGCCGTCGCGGGCAGCAAGGTCGACTACAACGTGGTCTCCCCGGCGAGCGGCGGCCCGGCGTACGGCTGGGGCGGTGCGACCTACACCACCCAGCAGGCGTTCACCGCTGCGACCGGGCAGGGCGCGCACGACTTCGTCGCCGTGCCGAACGACCTCTTCAGGACCAAGACCTCCCCGATCGTCGACTCGGCCGACGAGAACGCACCGGGGATGGTGAACGGCGACGCCTGGGGCTGGCCCGCGGCGGACGACCCGCTGGTGCCCAACACCGGTACCGGCAGCGGCTTCCGGGACCGGGGCGCGCAGGAGTACATGGACTTCGGCAGCATCTTCACCCCGGCGGGCCCGACCCGCCTGCTGGACACCCGCGCCGCGATCGGCGTGCCGACAGCCGCCCCGGTGGCCGCCAACGGCACCGTCGACCTCCAGGTCGCCGGCGTCGGCGGCATCCCCGCCACCGGCGTCACCGCCGTGACCCTGAACGTCACCGTGACCGCCCCCCAGCAGCCGGGCCACCTCACCGTCTACCCGCACGGTGACGAGGCGCCCACCGCCTCCAACCTCAACTGGACGGCCGGCACCACCATCCCCAACCTGGTCACCGTCCCGGTCAAGGACGGCAAGGTCTCCTTCGCCAACGTCTCCTTCGGCACCACCCACGTGATCGCCGACCTCGCCGGCTACTACAGCGCCAAGGGCAGCGTCTTCACCGCGAAGGGCCCGTCCCGCCTGCTGGACACCCGGGCGCCGATCGGCGTGCCGCAGGCGGCTCCGGTGGCGGCCAACGGCAGCGTCGACCTCCAGGTCGCGGGCGTGGCCGGCGTTCCGGCCACCGGCGTCACCGCCGTCACCCTGAACGTCACGGTGACCGACCCCAAGCAGGACGGCCACCTCACCGTCTACCCGCACGGTGACCAGCAGCCGGACGCGTCCAACCTCAACTGGACGGCCGGCACCACCATCCCCAACCTGGTCACCGTCCCGGTCAAGGACGGCAAGGTCTCCTTCGCCAACGTCTCCTTCGGCACCACCCACGTGATCGCCGACCTCGCCGGCTACTACAGCGCCGAGGGCAAGGACACGTACCACCCGATCGGGCCGGTGCGCTCGATGGACACCCGCGAGTACTGGCGCGGGGAGAGCAGCGAGCGCCTGGCGGGCCCCGTGCCGGCCCGCGGAACGCTCGACCTCGACTACGGCGACATCCCGAGCGTCACCGCGGTGACGCTGAACGTCACCGTGACCGAGCCCGGCGGCCCCGGCCACCTGACCGTCTACCCGCACGGGTCGACCGCGCCGAACTCGTCCAACCTGAACTGGACGACCGGCCAGACGATCGCCAACCA